Part of the Streptomyces sp. HSG2 genome, GCAAGACCCCGCTGACGGCCGAGGGGCTGTCCAAGTGGTACGGCTCGCTGGAGATCTTCACCGACGTCGACCTGGCGATCGACAAGGGTTCGCGCGTGGTCATCCTCGGCCTCAACGGCGCGGGCAAGACCACGTTGCTCCGCCTGCTCGCCGGCGTGGAGCAGCCCGACACCGGGGCCGTCGTCCCGGGGCACGGCCTCAAGCTCGGGTACTACGCCCAGGAGCACGAGACGCTGGACCCGGAGCGCACCGTCCTGGAGAACATGCGCTCCTCCGCTCCCGACATGGACCTGGTCGAGGTGCGCAAGGTGCTGGGGTCCTTCCTGTTCTCCGGCGACGACGTGGACAAGCCCGCGGGAGTCCTCTCCGGCGGGGAGAAGACCCGGCTGGCCCTGGCCACCCTGGTGGTCTCGTCGGCGAACGTCCTGCTGCTCGACGAGCCGACCAACAACCTCGACCCGGCGAGTCGGGAGGAGATTCTCGGTGCGCTGCGGACCTATCGCGGCGCGGTCGTCCTCGTCACCCACGACGAGGGCGCGGTCGACGCCCTCCAGCCGGAGCGGATCATCCTGCTCCCGGACGGGGTGGAGGACCTGTGGGGCGCCGACTACGCGGACCTCGTCGCCCTCGCCTGATCGAAAGGGTGATCCATCGGGGATGGATCATTCGGCCGATCGGTGATCCACCATCTGAGTGAGATCGCCTGGTACTCAGGTGTGTCATGCATCGAGATGCCGGCGGTGCCGCCGATCGCCGGAAAATCGATCATGACACCTCTCTGAACTGGGAATTCGTCCGCATTCAGAGATGGTGGAGCCCTCGCGAAGCGACGAGATCGGCGCCCGGGCGGGCGCCGACGCCCGGGCGGCGTCCCGTTCTCGTCTCACTGGCCTTGCCGAATGGGTGGCCATCGGACGCCCGAGGGGTGATCATGAGGAGAACCAGAGCGCACTTCCCATGAGGAGGCACGGGTGGCCGAGACTCTGAAGAAGGGCAGCCGGGTGACCGGCGCCGCGCGCGAGAGGCTCGCGGCAGACCTGAAGAAGAAGTACGACGCGGGTGCGAGCATTCGGGCGCTGGCCGAGGAGACCGGCCGCTCGTACGGCTTCGTGCACCGCATGCTCAGTGAGTCGGGCGTCACGCTGCGTGGGCGTGGCGGGGCGACCCGGGGCAAGAAGGCCTCCACGGCCTGACCCCGGGGCGTCCCCTCGACTCTCCGGTGACCACCCGGTCGGCGTGACGGCCGACCGGGTGGTTACTGTGCAGTCACTTGAGTTCGTCGCGGTCATGTACGCGACGAGCAGGAGACCGCACGCATCGGAGGCGTCCCATGGCATCGCCCGCACGGCAAACCGGTCAGGAAAGCCCGGCCCTCGACAGGGACGGTGTGCGACTCGCCGTCGACGGCGCGCTCGCCACGGTGACCCTGACCAACCCGGCCAAGCGCAACGCGCAGAGCCCCGCTCTGTGGCGGGCGCTCGCCGAAGCCGGCCGCGTCCTGCCCGGCTCCGTCCGGGTCGTCGTCCTGCGCGCGGAGGGACAGTCCTTCTCCGCCGGGCTCGACCGACAGGCCTTCACTCCGCAGGGATTCGACGGGGAGCCCTCCTTCCTCGAACTGGCGCGCGCCAGCGAGGCCGAGGTCGACGAGGTCATCGCCGGATACCAGGAGGCCTTCACCTGGTGGCGGCGCGGGGACCTGGTCACCGTCGCGGCGGTCCAGGGACACGCGATCGGGGCCGGGTTCCAACTCGCCCTCGCCTGCGATCTGCGCGTCGTCGCCGAAGACGCCCAGTTCGCCATGCGGGAGACGGGCCTCGGCCTGGTCCCGGACCTGACGGGCACCCATCCGCTGGTCCGGCTCGTCGGCTACGCGCGGGCGTTGGAGATCTGCCTGACCGGACGGTACGTCCGTGCCGAGGAGGCCGTGAGCACCGGCCTCGCCAACATGGCCGTTCCCGCCGGGGAACTGGACGGCGCGGTCCGCGACCTCACGTCCGCCCTCCTGGCCGCCCCCCGCGACGCCGTGATCGAGACCAAGGCGCTCCTGCAGGGAGCTTCGGAACGCGATCACGAGGCACAACGCGCCGCCGAGCGTGCCGCCCAGGCGCGACGTCTGCGCGATCTGGCCGGGGTCGGCGATTGACATCCTCGCCGCCCTGAAGGACGGCGATTCCCGCCTACCGCGCTGTTGAAGGCCGCGGTGTCGGGTGGGTTCCCGCTTCGCCGCGCGGTGCGGGAACCCCGTGCCCGTCCCACCCGCGCCCGACCGGCCGGCACCGGCGGTCCGGCGGCCTTGGCGACGTTCGACCGCCGCGTCGACGTGACCTGCCGCCTTCGGCGACGCGAGAGTGCCCATCGGTGCGTACCGTGGAGGGGACGACGATCGAAGGGGACCCACGGCGATGAGCGAGGCCACGGAACGCGCCCGGTCGGGCCAGGAGACGACCGGCGGAGCCGGACAGAGCACGGCGAGGACGACCGGCCAACCCGCCGGCACCAGAGGACGGACCACCATCGCCGACGGCGTGG contains:
- a CDS encoding helix-turn-helix domain-containing protein; this encodes MAETLKKGSRVTGAARERLAADLKKKYDAGASIRALAEETGRSYGFVHRMLSESGVTLRGRGGATRGKKASTA
- a CDS encoding enoyl-CoA hydratase/isomerase family protein, producing MASPARQTGQESPALDRDGVRLAVDGALATVTLTNPAKRNAQSPALWRALAEAGRVLPGSVRVVVLRAEGQSFSAGLDRQAFTPQGFDGEPSFLELARASEAEVDEVIAGYQEAFTWWRRGDLVTVAAVQGHAIGAGFQLALACDLRVVAEDAQFAMRETGLGLVPDLTGTHPLVRLVGYARALEICLTGRYVRAEEAVSTGLANMAVPAGELDGAVRDLTSALLAAPRDAVIETKALLQGASERDHEAQRAAERAAQARRLRDLAGVGD